From a region of the Molothrus ater isolate BHLD 08-10-18 breed brown headed cowbird chromosome 27, BPBGC_Mater_1.1, whole genome shotgun sequence genome:
- the NGFR gene encoding tumor necrosis factor receptor superfamily member 16 translates to MAGLLPLLLLLLLPPGPGAGASKDDCVSKLFTAGGECCRLCNVGEGVVQPCGVNQTVCEPCLDSVTFSDTASATEPCKPCTQCEGLQSMSAPCVETDDAVCRCAYGYFQDEASGSCRECRVCEVGFGLMFPCKDSQDTVCEECPEGTFSSEANFVDPCLPCTTCEDNEVLVRECTAVADAECRGLHPRWTTPAPSLGGSESPEAASREPLSTEGGPSTAADTATTVMGSSQPVVTHGTSDNLIPVYCSILAAVVVGLVAYIAFKRWNSCKQNKQGANNRPVNQTPSPEGEKLHSDSGISVDSQSLHEQQPPGQGTQGPAAPKADGSPYSALPASKQEEVEKLLGSSAEDTWRQLAGELGYKEELIESFTREEAPARALLAHWAGRESATLDALLAALRRLQRGDIADSLASDSTATSPV, encoded by the exons ATGGCCGGGCtcctgccgctgctgctgctgctgctgctgccgccg GGTCCCGGGGCCGGCGCCTCCAAGGACGATTGTGTGTCCAAGCTGTTCACGGCGGGCGGGGAGTGCTGCCGGCTCTGCAACGTGGGCGAGGGCGTGGTGCAGCCCTGCGGGGTCAACCAGACCGTCTGCGAGCCCTGCCTGGACA GCGTCACCTTCTCGGACACGGCGAGCGCCACGGAGCCGTGCAAGCCGTGCACGCAGTGcgaggggctgcagagcatgTCGGCGCCCTGCGTGGAGACCGACGACGCCGTGTGCCGCTGCGCCTACGGCTACTTCCAGGACGAGGCCAGCGGGAGCTGCCGCGAGTGCCGCGTCTGCGAGGTCGGCTTCGGCCTCATGTTCCCCTGCAAGGACTCGCAGGACACCGTGTGCGAGGAGTGCCCCGAGGGCACTTTCTCCAGCGAGGCCAACTTCGTGGACCCCTGTCTGCCCTGCACCACCTGCGAGGACAACGAGGTGCTGGTGCGGGAGTGCACGGCCGTGGCGGACGCCGAGTGCCGGG GGCTCCACCCTCGCTGGACAACGCCTGCCCCGTCCCTGGGGGGCTCTGAGAGCCCCGAGGCCGCCTCCAGGGAGCCGCTGAGCACCGAGGGGGGGCCCAGCACCGCGGCGGACACGGCCACCACCGTCATGGGCAGCTCGCAGCCCGTGGTCACCCACGGCACCAGCGACAACCTCATCCCCGTCTACTGCTCCATCCTGGCCGCCGTGGTGGTGGGGCTGGTGGCCTACATCGCCTTCAAGAG GTGGAACAGCTGCAAGCAGAACAAGCAAGGGGCCAACAACCGCCCGGTGAACCAGACGCCGTCCCCAGAGGGGGAGAAGCTGCACAGCGACAGCGGCATCTCCGTGGACAGCCAGAGCCTGCACGAGCAGCAGCCCCCCGGGCAGGGCACCCAGGGGCCag cagctcccaaggcGGACGGGAGCCCGTACTCGGCGCTGCCGGCCAGcaagcaggaggaggtggagaagctgctgggcagctcGGCGGAGGACACGTGGCGGCAGCTGGCGGGGGAGCTGGGCTACAAGGAGGAGCTGATCGAGTCCTTCACCCGCGAGGAGGCCCCGGCGCGGGCGCTGCTGGCGCACTGGGCCGGCCGCGAGTCGGCCACGCTGGACGCGCTCCTGGCCGCCCTGCGCCGCCTGCAGCGCGGCGACATCGCCGACAGCCTGGCCAGCGACTCCACCGCCACCTCCCCCGTCTGA